The sequence below is a genomic window from Canis aureus isolate CA01 chromosome 11, VMU_Caureus_v.1.0, whole genome shotgun sequence.
TTTCCCTACTGGAATGGAGCAGAGAATTCCTGGTCCAGGGCACTGTGTGTAAAGGTGCAGAGAAGAGGCTGCAGAAGGGTCAAGAAGCAGAGCTCAGGTGGGGAGCTGGAGAGTCAGATACCTTGGCCTGGGAGTGCCAGGTGAGGCTGCATCAGAACTTGGCCTGTGCTCATGCCTGCCCCTTGGCACATGGGGGCACTGTCCTCAGGGAACCTCGGGTGCTTCTCCAGCCCCTCTGACTACCCTCTGGTCGCAGGGTGGGAATTCAGTCCATTTGCTctcttctgggtggctcaggccacATTCCTCCTCACTCAGAGCTAAAATCTGACCTctcgggttccctgggtggctcagtggtttggcgcctgcctttggcccagggtgtgatcctggagtccccaatcgagtcccgcgtctgcttctccctctgcctgtgtctctgcctctctctatcatgaataaataaataaaatcttaaaaaaaaaaagaaaaaaagaaatctgaccTCTCTCCAATTTGTGCCTGCCCCCCAGATGCCTGGGGTGACCccgagggtggaggtgggggtgggggaggaacgACTGCCCAGGGTCCCGCAGAGGGAGGGTTGGGGAGGAGCCGGGAAGACGCGGGTGCCCCTGTCCCCGGGGTCTGTAGAGCGCAGGCAACGCTGCAGGGGTCCCGGGGCCAGAGGGCCTCTgaacctctcctccctcccctgggctGCAGAGAATCTGGGACCCAGAAGATGACTCCGGGGCAGGCGAAAGTCTTATCTCCGCAGCTTCTGCGGTCAGCCCAGCTGGTGGCACCTAGACCTGCGGCCGCCGAGCGCCGGGGACAGGGGCTGCGGgacggagggggcggggcggggggcggggccagggacGGGGGCGCCGGAGGGCCCCTAGCctcgggggaggggagaggggcggggccgcggcgagCAGAAGCGCGGGTTCAAGGCCGAGGGGCGAGGAGAAAGGGCTGCACCTGGCGAGCGGCGGGGCCAAGATCACCAGGACCCTCTCCAAACCCTGGATGCAGGGCATGGCCCCGGCTTTGGATCGAAGTGTCTGTGTCGAGGGGTGCAACACTGCCGGCCCCTCTCCTGGCTGCGGGCTCGGAGCCGATCTCAGAATTGTGTCCAGGGGCGGGCAGGCTGCGGGACAGGGAGGACTTGTTCCGGTGGGTGGACCGCGCTGTGTGGCCTCTGCTGAGCCCTGTCCTCTCTGAATCTATTCCTGTCGTTGGGACTCAGTGGCCAGCTCCAGATTTGCATGTTCACTGGGGCCTCTGCAGGGTCCAGAAGGGAGAGACTCTGGGGGGTAACCAGCGATTTCCAGGGGTGATGTTGGCTGGGCGACTCCTTGAGGCCGGGGAAGGGCTCGCAGGGGAGAGGGTGAGCAAGGACCTCGGACTGGAGGCTGAGCCCCAGCTCCCCTGCACCTCTTTCCCCCCATCCTGCTCCCCCTCGACCTCAGCCTGggcgccccctccctcccacaggcAGCTGGAGCCTGAGTCACAAGCTGCTCTCAGGAAGACAAAGGAGCCATGGGCCCTCCCCTCCCGACCCCCTCCCTCCCGGTACAGGCATAGGCATCTGTGCTATCTGTGCTAGCAGGGAGTCCAGAGCTCTCTAGAATCTCTGCTTTTTGGGTAACCCTCCATcatggaagaaatggaagcaaaatgGGCCTGGGAATGTGACCTTGGAGGCGTGCGGATGGTACCCATGGTGGCAATCACCATCTCAGCAGCCCGGTCAAAAAGGTGCAAGCAGCTCATcttgcaaatgagaaaagaggCCAAGAAAGGTTGTGGGTCCTATTAGAGCAGGAATTCCAACCCACCTTAGTCTGGCTCCAAAGGGAAGGATAAGTAGGTGCCGTCAGTGTGAGGGGCTGGAAGGGCGTTCCAGGAGCGGAGAGCCTGCGCAAGGCCTGGGAGCTCAGGGAGGAGGCGGGACGCATTAGGCCTCGTCTATCAGGCCTCTTCTATCGTCTATCGGAGCCTAGGAACacttccctgggccctgggctgggatcctccagctgctctctctctttatactAAACTGGCCGGAAGGAGGTTTGGGACTCCGCACAGGTTCCAAGCCAGACCTTGGTCCTTCCTGGGTGTGTGCCAGTTACAGCAAGTCATTTCTGCTCACTGGGGCCTGGGTTTGTCTCTAGGAAATCCCAAGTTccctggcccagggctgggcagACTGGTCACTGGCCCACAGTCTAAAATGGGAACATTGAGGCCTGCCTCGAGCTTTCCTGAATGTCCATGACCTCTCAGGACCCGGAGCCTTGCACAGCCAGAGCTGGGCACCAGGCGAGGGCTCAGCTGTGAGGGGAGAACATGTGTGCACAGGCGCATCCACACCGACACACATGTGATGTGCGCACACATGTCCATGGTGGAAGGAAGACTCTCATGATCATGCAAGCCCCAGACATGCACTCGAGCTCACAGTCGTGAGCACACTTAGACAGCCTCGCACTCAAGCTGCCAGCGCTcagagctgggggcggggcgggtgcCCTTCAGGCACATAAATGCggctcctctgccctccccgtgGGGCTTGCTGCAGATGCCAGGGGTTATTTTAAGCTTGGATCAATGGGCGATTTTTGGTGACacagggtgtgtgggggggtggcaggcagaggagacaAGAGGCAGGTGCTCTGGTGCCTTGCTGTGGAGAGAGACCCCAGGGTCCGAGGAGGGCAGTTGGGCAAAGGGGTCACTCCTCAGCTGCACTGCTCCATTTCTAGATCACCTTGCCCAGCAAATGACCAGACACCTGAAGGGCAGTGCCAGCTGAATGAATAGCCAAATCCCAGGGCTGAGTCAGCCAGCAGAGGCCTGTCTCTGCATTTgaacccccctccccagccccaggctgtgTGTTAATATTGAGAGGGCGGTAAGTGCCTGGGATAGGCCTGCCAGATGTGGGCATCTGTGGTTGCTGGCTGACCACCGAACCAGACTGAGATAGAGAGGAAGCCATTGGTGTGTGGAGGAGCTGGAGGCTGGACAtcagtcctgggggtggggggctggaatCCAGCCCCCAGCTCCTGCACTGGGCAAATATATATGGGCCCGATGGCAGCGACAGGGGGTGGAAGCTCAGTGGAGCACCCAATGACGCCAGGACAGTGGGGTGAGAGAAGGGTCCAGGGAAGGGACATAACTCAGGGAAGAACATTGGGAGCTCAGGGCCCGGTAGGGTCACCCTACCTGAGAAGGGGCCACAGTCCTGGGAGGATGCGGGGCAGAAACAAGCCTGCTTAAACCTAGTGCGCAGCAATAGGGGAGGAAGGCGGAAGAAGCAGTCACCCTCAGGGTCCCAGTAACCAGGAGGGCAGTTTAGCAGGGCACGGTGGGGGCGCTGATACAAATCAGACAGTTGGTGCCATGGAGTCCTTTCCGGgactaccccaccccaccccgaggAAGCAGGAATGAGTGCTCCAGAAAATAAAGCGACTAAATTCTAAACCGAATAATAAATGGAAAGTCTGATGGCAAAAAGTAAACCAGGCACTAAGAAACAGTATGTAAAGTGGGGCATATTTTAGCCTGTTGTCCCTGGTGATGGGATTAAGGCAATTTCATCTCATTGCTTTGCTCAtctattttctttgtctctaaaaTTGCAGTAAAGGCTTCTAATGGGGTAGGGTCTTGGGACTGGATCCGAAGAGTTGccggtggaggaggagggggaggctaCCTCCGGAGGAATGACCCTGAGGGGGAGGGCCTCTCAGCACTGAGACCTGAAAGGTGCCCGTCAGCCCCTCATCTCGGCAACACAGGGACTTGATCCTCCTTTACATGTAAATCCTCCCTCTTGCTCCCTCCACTTCCTCCATTTTAATAAGCTGATCCCAGTCTCCGAGGGAAGACCCGACGCaaaggggagcaggaaggagcccaaattctttattttacaaaaactaGAGACTAAAGTcacttcatttgttcattcagcagATAGGACGCCGTGTGGGAGCACTGGGGAGAAGTGGACACTCCCCTGGCTCCCCTGGAGCTCCCATCCGGACGGTGGGGGGCATCATACTGGCCTCTGCCTCCTGAAAGGGATTATGAAtctgcccgcccctccccctcaaGAGTTTTTGATGTTaagaagagaaacaggcagagggaagcaaggTGCCCGGTTCGGCCACATCTTCCAGTTAAATCTAGCTTCGAAAACCCCAGAGAACAGCTCCGCACTGGGTGCTCGGACCGTTCCACCTTCCGCCCCTCCTCCCGGGGCCGAGAGGGGACCCGAGcgccctggggggcggggcgagggtcGGCGGAtggccccgccccctggcccggccccgccccctcgccccaGTCCGGGTCCAGCCGGATCTCCTCCCCCTACGCCTGGGGTAGCGAGGACCCCCCGGGAGGACGCGGCCCAGGCCATGCCCATCGCCGCAGAAGTGGGGACACCTCAGGGCCCCAGGCCGGGGTCCACGGGCTTCTGGGACCCGGGCGCGCGCCTCGGGGCTAACGCAGCGCTCGGGGCGGCGCGGAGACGGCCGGCGCTTGGCCTCCGGCAGCGGCTCCGCGCGCGGGTCTCCTTCCCATTTGAGAGGCGGGAAAATCGAGGCGCAGAGAGGCCGAAGGGCCTGCCACCTGTCCCGCTTCTGTGTCGGCCAGAACTGACGGAGAGGACgggagggggcagggcggggggcggcAGCGACCCTCCGGGGCCTCGCGGTGCCCGGAGTCCCCGCACCTGTAAGGCAGAGGCGCACTCGCGCCCGCCTGTGTCCGAAGTCACAGCCCTGAGAGCCGGGGCCCGAAGGCCCTGGGGCTCCCCGTTTGAGGGGTGGCTTGGGGAGGCCTTCGGAGAGGGTCCCCGGCGgggcgccccctccctcccctggcgGCGGCCGCGCTCCTCCCCCGGCCCtgcctcccgcccgcccgccctcctccccccgctccctcccccgcccgcccgcccgagcCGCGCCGAGCCCCAGCCGCAGCCAGAGCGCGGGCAGCGCCGAGCGGGCGCGGGAAGGCAGCGGTGTCGGGCGGCCCGCCGCCCCCGCTAGGCCCGGGCCACGCACACCCGCCGGCCGGGGAGAGGCCGGGGGGCGCGCGGGCGAGGACTGGCCGCCCGGCCCGGGGCGTCCCGGGGTGAGGACGGCCGGCTGGGGTCCGAGGCAGCGCCGGCGGAGGACGCGCCCCCCGGAGGTGCGGCCCCGCGAGCCTCGGGCCGGGCTCCCCACCGCCCGCCCTGCGGCCCGGGAGGAGGGCGACGGCCGAGGAGGCGTGCGCGGGGCCGGCGCGGTCGGTGGGGGCTGGCGGGGCCGGCGCGGAGGCCGGGCGGCGGGGAGCCGCGGCGCGCAGCCATGCGCGGGGCGCTGTAGCCGAAGGCGCGGGCCCGATGGAGcgggccggggcgccggggctgcgcggcggcggcggcggcgggggcgggggcgggggcgggggcgggggcgggggcgggggcgggggcggcccgccGGGGCTCCGGCTCGCGCTCGGGCTGGCGCTGCTGCTGGCGCGGCCGCCGTCGGGCCGCGCGGGGGCCCCCGAGGCGCAGGAGCCCGCGGCGCCCGCCACGGCGGCCCCGGCCGGGGGCGACCGCTGCCGCGGCTACTACGACGTGATGGGCCAGTGGGACCCGCCCTTCAACTGCAGCTCGGGCGCCTACAGCTTCTGCTGCGGCACGTGCGGCTACCGCTTCTGCTGCCACGACGGGCCGCGGCGCCTCGACCAGAGCCGCTGCTCCAACTACGACACGCCGGCCTGGGTGCAGACGGGCCGGCCACCCGCGCGCGCCCGCGACGCCACCGCGCCCCGGGACCCGGGCCGCGAGCGCAGCCACACGGCCGTCTACGCGGTGTGCGGCGTCGCTGCGCTGCTCGTGCTGGCCGGCATCGGGGCGCGCCTGGGCCTGGAGAGGGCGCACAGCCCGCGCGCGCGGCGCACGGTGACCAGGTGAGCGcgccggccgggccgggccgggccgggccgggatcccccccaccccgccgcctgGACAGCCCTCCCCGGCCCGTGGGCGCCCCCCTCGCCATCCTTCatcctcccccgccccgccccgccccgcccgcgaaCTCTGGTCCTGTCCGCAGCCCCCTCCTGGTTTTTCCTTCCCATCTCTGTCTCCAGGCCCgttactccccccacccccacttcgtGGAGGGAGACAGCTGATACCGTCTCCCCTTGACCTTCGGAGGGAGCTGGGTGCTGAGCCGCCCTCCCCCGCGGCTCCCTCCTCCTCCGGAGTGGGCGGGAGGGCACAGAGGCCGCACCCAGGAAAGGTCGGAGCCCActagcggggggtgggggcgtgcGCTGATGTAGTGTTGGGCGTCTTGGGCCCCAGAGTAGGgtagaggagggaaggggctttTTCTGTAGCTCCCCTCCTGCTTCTTTCCCCACTTCCCTTCCACCCCATCCCCATAGCTGTGACTCAGGCCTGACCTTCTTTCCCTGGGGATAAGGCCTCCCCCACACGCCCCATTCAATACACCCCCCCATTCCAGGCAAGGGACAGGGTCTCTCCCTGTGTAGGAAGGCACTGGAAATGTGGGGGACACAGATTCATTGTTGCCGAGGCCAGGTGCTAGCTGAGCCTGAGCTTTGTGTTAAGTGGGGTCTTAGCTAGAATGACGACTCTGGGATCCTGTGTCCTCACCCTGGAACTctcacccacacccccacacTCATGCCCACATGCTTTGGGGCCTGTGCCTTCCTCACTTACCCAGGTCTGTGCTCCCTGGGGTGTGGGACAGGCTGGTTTTTAGAGGTGACAATGATAGAGAGAAGCCCCCATGCCTGGGTGGGCCTGCGTAGGCCAGGTATGGATGCTTCCGCCTCCTAGTCTTCAGGGGCACAGGATGAGGGTTTCCTTGGCTCCGCGCAGCACCCCCGTCTCCCAGACCACTTAACTTACTGTGTCCCGGCAGCCACAAGGTGGAACTGGGATTGGACCCCTGACCTCAGCCACTGTGCTGCTGCCTTGGCGATGTGGAGGCTCTGGTCCTGAGCCCTGGGTGCTGTGGGGGCAGGTCCTGAGCTTGAGTCCTTCATGTCCGGCAAAGAGAAGACAGGACATGTCCTTGACTAGAGTGAGGGCAGCAGGAGCTGAGAGCCGTATGGTGTAGAGGGGGCGGCCGGGGCAGCCTAGCTGATACATTCACCTAGGGCCCTCTTCATCTGCAAGGGACGGGGAAGCAGGTCTGGTGATGCTTCTGGAAGAGCTGGCCCACCCATGATGTGCTGTGTGGCCTAGGCCAGTCCCTTCCTCTGTCTGGGCTTCAGCTCCCAcatgccctcttttttttctcctctggggAGATCTGAAGCCCCACTTAGGCTcatgtgtgggtgtgtgctgAACCCCTGTTCTCACTCTGTTGAGATGATGGTCAGCTCCCCAAGCTCACAGGGCTTGGAGGGGAGCTGGATCTGTCCCTTGAGAAGTTtgtgcagaggcccagaggcatGAAAATTACTCAGGTGTTTGGGATCGCTGGCAGAGGAGCGCAGAGCTGAGAACACAGGGGCGGGCAGCGGAGGGCTGGGGACCAGAGGTGCAGCtcgggcaggtgtgtgtgtgtgtgtgtgggggggacacACGACTTCCCGACCCTGCCACATTGCAGCCAAACTGCACCTACCCCAGAGGGTCCCCGTGCTTCCTCCTGCTTCAGCCACTGAGGCCCCAGCCCCCTGAAGGAGGGAGGATCAAACTGCCCCAGAAGAAAATCAGAGATTCTGGGCACCAAAGGCAGCTGGGCGGAAAGGCTGGGACTGGCTGTCGGCAGGGAAGGCTCAGTCAGACACTGTCACACCTGGGTGGGGCTGGGTGTCCCGGTACCCAGGAGGCTACCCAGGAGGCGGCTGCCCAAGGTCACGTAGTCTTTGGTGCTGGGCTGCCAAGGTGGGATCTCCTggctcctccctcctttctcgtCTGTCTGTCCTCCCCTCTGCGACCATGTGGCAGCTTTGTGCCAGCGGAAGCCTCTGCTGCAGGAAGGGAGTTAGGTAGGCAGGtaaagaaggcttcctggaagaggagggACTCTGGTGGGGTGTGAATGAGTAGGAGTTTTGTGGAAGGAGATGGAGGAAGGTCGTCGGCACAGAAAACAGCAGAAGCAAGGAGCCTGAGACGCTTGCAGAGCTCTCACTGGGAGAGGAGGCTCAACTCAGAAGGTCTTAGGGATTCTGAAGAGTCTTTGAAAAACAAGGTAGCCCAGGTGACAGGGGACCCATAGCATTTCCTGACCTGCTCTGGAAGTGGCCATGTTGGGGAAAGGAGATGTGGAAACCTGATGTGTAAGATCAActgcagggcagagaggaggcccagggaggttgaAAGAGTGACGGAGCGGTGGTGGCCGGCATTAGCTAGGCCGAGGGCGGGCCAGTGGGGAAGCAGGAGGTTGGGAGGACTGCCTCTCATCACTCTTTCCCCACAGGACACTCACAGAACTTCTAAAGCAGCCGGACTCCCAGGAGCCACTGCCTCCACCTCTGGGCCCACCTCTGGGTAGCTGTGTCCAGGTGCAGATGAGTGATGGccccccccggggctcccccAACCACACAGGTGTGTAAGCGGGCACAGCGGCCTATGTCGATCTACAGCACGGGCCTCCCTTGTCTTGCTGTGGGCCCGAGACCAGGGGAAGTGGGGCGCTGAGGGGCAAGAGGCTCTTGGCTGTTTCGAAATTTTAAGGAGCTGCCTGCCTCTGCAGGTGTGTGAGTGTGGGTGGGGCAAGCTGGTCAGCTCCCTGTGGTAAAGAGGGACCCTCCAAGGTGTCCTGCAACttccaggcacagggatgcggtgAGGAAGGAAGGTTCCAGGTTCAGGGATCCTTGGCTCAGGCTGTGGTTCTAGGCCTTGGCTCAGCAGTGCCCTGGGGGCTGCCTGGCACCAGCCTGTGGATTCCATGGGGTCTTTTTAAACTCCAGGCTGGAGTCTCCCTCTTGGCCTCTTGCTGGTGAGGCAGGCTTCACAGCaacttcccctcctctcccctctgcgGGTTGGAATTCTCAAACCTTAACTGTCTCCTGAGAAGCAGGTCCTGGTACTCCGTGCCTGGCCCAAGCTGGACAGGCTGGGAGCCATCCCTTAGGCTAGCAGCCACTCAGGGCTGGCTGCTATTATTCAGGTTATTCTGAGCCAGGCAggctctgccccaggccctggagaGTCTGTCAAGAAGGTGGTTTGGGCTCCCTCTCCTCCAAGCAGCCCTCCCACAGGCTCTCCTTGAAGTGCCGGTGGGGAGAGGACAGTGAAGAGGTGGTGGTGCAGGTGGAGAGTGTCCGCGGGTCTGCAGGCCGGGTCTcatttccccttcccctgctccagaCAGGAAGCGCCCCAACAACATGCCCCTGGGGTCAGCGACCCCCGGCCCCCAGCgtggccccaggctgcagggcgGGGTCAGCATGACGCTGCAGCCCTATGCCAAGTACGCCACCCTCAAGGCCGCAGCGCTCAAGGTCGCAGGTGAGTGGCCAGAGAGCCCCGTGCCCCGAGGGGAGTGGGGAGCGCCGCACCCAGAATATCCAAGCTCCTAGGTTACAGGGCTCGGGGTCCCGATTCCAGTTCCACAGCTCCCACCCTTGTGGGCCAGCGCTCCGGCCAACTTCTGTGTCGTGCCTATGCAGCCAGTGGCACACCGGTCCCAGCCTGGCTGTcagagcccaggccctgcccccgccccccgcccccgggcctgACCTCGCTCCCCGCGCCCTCACTGTCCCCGCAGAAGCCACCCCACAGGACTTCTACCAGCGTTTCCCCACGGCCGAAGCTGCCCCGCTGACCCTCCCGGCgcgggccccgcggccccgcgagGACTTGCCTGCGCTGCTCGACGCCTGCCCCTGGGCCCCGCCGGGCTACGCGCCCCCCGCCGGCCTTGCCCCGTCGGGCCACTACAAGGCCTGGGTCGTCGGCCGCCAGCCCCGGCCCACCCCCCGTGGCCACCCGGCGGCTCAGACCTCCCAGGCCTCCCCGGGGCCCCAGAGGCCCGGCCACGCGCCCCGGCGCCAGTTCAGCGTGGAGAAGCTGCCTGAAGCCTTCAGCCCGCAGCCCCCTGCCCTTTATGGCAGCACCGGCCGCGGGCCCCGGCACCTGAGCACTAACAGCAAAGCCGAGGTCACCGTGTGAAGACGGGGCGCCGGTGCTTCTGGGGGCCCTCGCCTACCTGGGGGGGCGCGGGCCGTGGAAGGCCAGCCTGCCCTATGCCTGCCCCAGTGTACTGGGGTCTGGGAGCCTAAAGAGCTAAGGGGCCCACTGGGGAAGGCCAGGGGTTCCGATCTCCGGCCCTCGCCCGGGTTCCTCATGTAAATAAAGCCTTTTGTGGGGCTCCCATCCCTGAGAATAAAGGAGCCCTGGCTGGGCCCTGAGAGGCACTGATGGTGGAGGCGTTGGTCATTGACTGGACAGACGGCAGTACGGGCAGAGGGCACAGCATGTGCAAGAGCAAAGGACTGCTCCTGAGAGCTGCCAGGCAGGTGTCCTGGGAGCCGGGGAGAAGTGGCTGGAGAGGGTAGTCAGGGTCGATTGCCAAGCTTAATGTCCCACACCAGTGGGAGCCATGGGAGAGGGGGCAGTTGGGAGGCCCCCTGGGAGGGTCCGTGCCCCTTACCGGAGATGAGCCCCCTCCAGCCAGTCACTCTACATCTTGAGTTGGTTGAGCCCGGCTCATCCTCATTGACATAATCTGGCCCTGAGCCGGCACCTGGCTTGCAGGCCACTTGGCCAGCTTGGTCCAGGGCCGCCCCCCTAATGGGTGTGGGCGGTGGGCCAAGTGGACAGCTGGTGCTCAGGATGGGGGAGCCTCCTCCCAGTAGCTGCTCTGGGAGCAAAGAGAATGGGGATGCTGGACACGGAGCCTTGGCAGTGCCCCACTGGGGGTGCTCGCACATGCTCGGCACTGCCAGCgctccccctccccgccaggCCGGCTCCGGGTACCTAGCTGTGTCTCAGGGCATTGCCAGCAGCCTGGGTGTATTGAGTTTCTTTATGCCAGGGACAGTTGGGGAGGTTGAGGTCTGGGTTATGCCCTTCACTGTGTGGCATCAACGAAGCCGCCCAGTtggccctcagtttccctcccgTGTGCCCTGGGCATGGTATATACTGTTTTACTAACCGCAGCCACCATCTGTTGCtgctttcatttaattcttacaaaagCCCGGTGGGTGTGTgcctttacaggtgaggaaattgaggtttagAGACCTAAGTAACTTACCAAGGTCACCCAGGTGATTAACTTAGGACTCTTCTGTCTTCTGTGACTGAATCGATGCATGGCAGGCAGGGCggtctggggactctggggacaGGAAAGGTAGTATGAAGGCATGtgccggggggtggggtggtggtggtgctccTGAGGCACATGCAGTCTCAGACCCTCCTCCTGCCCGCAGGGCTGCCctgaggcccccccacccccagctcttcACCTGGAGGAGGGCCCGCCTCACTATCTCTTCTGGCTTTTGAGGAATCCAAGGCTCAGAAACCTCAGGACAGGAAAGAGCCAAGAGTCCACAGTCCCACCTGCAGCGAGGGCTCCTAGGGCTTGTAGGGGAGACAGTCCTCGCACCCTCAACTGGGGGTGAGGTGCCCCCCGGGGCCTATCCTGCAGCTGTGTAGAGAgccgggggaggagggtgggcgcTGAGTCACCGAGCCTGCAGACTCCTAAAAGGATCAGATTCCTGGGCACATGGGCCACCCACAGCTACCCACCCTGGTGACAAAGGCCCGGACTGGGCTTTGCTGGGAGGTGGGTGCAACCCCTGCTCATTTTCAGTCCCAAGGACCCTAGGTCTCCATCCCAAGGGGCACGAAGCTGAGGCTATGGGTAGGGCCTGGGCTGGACCTGCTGTAGCTGGGCCTCCTGGCTGCTCTGGCCCTTGGGGCAGTGGAGCTGCTGGGACCGCCCTCCTGTGACGGGGGCGGCTCATTTCTCAGCCAGGTCCGGTCGCAGACTTTGCCCTCCTTGACCCTGGCCCATCCCCAGTCACTTGTCTCCTCTTCCAGCCCGCTGCTCCTCGTGGTCTTACCCCTCGTCACTCACAAGGTACGGAGCTGTAAACCGGTACTTTGTGTGTCGTACCACTGACCCTGGCCAACAGGCATGTGGGGACTCAAAGGCAGAGACTGTCATCCCTGTTGTGCACACATGGCAAGAGGCTGAGGTGATGGCTTTCTCTGGGTGACCCAGCTAGGATGTGACTTGCAGGCCCGGGAGGGGACACTAGGGGGCAGCCCACCCAGGAGGGGAGGGATTTATCCTGGAGGCGGAAAACACGCCTGGGCTTAGCACCCAGAGTCCGAAACCACCGCAGCCATGAGCAGCCGGCTGTGTCCTGGACAGTGACCTCTGACCCCAGCAGCTCCTCCGGCTGCACTTTTATCCCAGACCCCGTCCCAGCCCAGCACTGTTGGGAAAGGGCCGCGTGAAGCCTTCCAGGGGCCTCTCAGCAGAGGGAGGGCATCCTCCGTCCCGGACCCACCAGAAGCCCAGCCACGCAGCCACCTGGCTGGTCATGACAGCAGTCACGCTACAGACCCTCACACGCCTCATGCTGGGTGGTACCAATCTGTGTTTATTGAATCACCTACATCCAGGACACAGTGAATGATTCCATATCAAGGAAGCCATAGGTGTATCCCCGTCAGTGAAAAACCACCCCCTCCCGCCCCTAAACACTAATGAGAAAAGGCACGGTATATACACATGACACAAGGGCTGGCTCACCCGGCGGGCACAGGCCACAAATTAGTGTGTGTGGGGATGGGCAGCAGGGAAAGACGGGTTCAGTCCAAGCTGAGCCACCTCAGCCCACACTTGGCGTCAGGGCAGCCCCTGCCATGTGCAACCCCCAGTCcatgcggggcggggggggggggggggggcgggaggcgaGGCCCTGCCCTCTCTCTACCCCACCCAGCCTGAGGTGGGAGGCGCACAGGCGGCCCCTCTCCGCCTCCCAGCAGGCTCTGGTGTCTCAGGCAGTCCTTGGGTCCTGGTAGAAACAGCCTCGGGGGAGGCACCAAGCCAGGGATCCAAAAAAGGGGATGCACTCTTCCTCCCAGGACCCCTAGGAAGGTAGAGAGCCTCATCACTAGCGTTCACCTCGCGGAGGGCCCTGTCCCTGGGGAGGGACTGGGGGTTGGTCCCGGCCACCCCCGCTTATTTTCAGGTCATGAATTAGGGATAAAAATCGGCCGTGGAGGTAGGAATTGGGGTGGGagggcctctggtcctcagtccTGATGGGTGGCTCCGTCTCTCCCAGCCCCCCGGGGCCTACCCTGAGCTTGGGCTGCCATCCCAGGGGGCGGGCAGTGGGAAGGAACAGGACAATTAAATAcgataccatttattttttaaaaaaattaaaaaataatgccaaCATTATTTCATCCAAGCCCAGGCCTGCCCCCTCCCGCCGCTCACTTgcctccccagggctgggctcccCTCCTTCCCCCGCTGTCCTGTGTAATGAGGAGAAAACAATGAACTGGCTTTGTCAGGCACAGGGGAGGGGACACAGA
It includes:
- the SHISA8 gene encoding protein shisa-8, with translation MERAGAPGLRGGGGGGGGGGGGGGGGGGGGGGPPGLRLALGLALLLARPPSGRAGAPEAQEPAAPATAAPAGGDRCRGYYDVMGQWDPPFNCSSGAYSFCCGTCGYRFCCHDGPRRLDQSRCSNYDTPAWVQTGRPPARARDATAPRDPGRERSHTAVYAVCGVAALLVLAGIGARLGLERAHSPRARRTVTRTLTELLKQPDSQEPLPPPLGPPLGSCVQVQMSDGPPRGSPNHTDRKRPNNMPLGSATPGPQRGPRLQGGVSMTLQPYAKYATLKAAALKVAEATPQDFYQRFPTAEAAPLTLPARAPRPREDLPALLDACPWAPPGYAPPAGLAPSGHYKAWVVGRQPRPTPRGHPAAQTSQASPGPQRPGHAPRRQFSVEKLPEAFSPQPPALYGSTGRGPRHLSTNSKAEVTV